One stretch of Flavobacterium sp. 9 DNA includes these proteins:
- a CDS encoding fumarylacetoacetate hydrolase family protein: MKLIRFGEAGKEKPGILIGEKRFDVSSIVTDYNETFFEENGLEKLKKALENNPALPEVDANVRLGSPVARPSKIICIGLNYVDHCLETNAPIPAEPIIFFKSTTSLCGPNDDLIIPKNSEKTDWEIELAFIVGKKASYVEEADALDYVAGYALLNDYSERAFQIERGGQWAKGKGCDTFAPLGPFLATQDEIADVNNIPMWLTVNGKKFQNSNTSNLVFKIPFLVHYLSQFMTLLPGDIISTGTPPGVGLGIKPDPIYIKTGDVIELGMDGLGSSKQHAVAYTK, from the coding sequence ATGAAACTAATACGATTTGGAGAAGCCGGTAAAGAAAAACCAGGTATTTTAATAGGAGAAAAAAGATTTGATGTCTCTTCAATAGTAACGGATTATAACGAAACGTTTTTTGAAGAAAACGGATTAGAAAAATTAAAAAAAGCATTAGAAAATAATCCGGCATTACCGGAAGTTGACGCAAATGTACGTTTAGGTTCTCCGGTGGCGAGACCTTCAAAAATAATATGTATTGGTTTAAATTATGTAGACCATTGTTTAGAAACCAATGCGCCAATTCCGGCAGAGCCAATTATCTTTTTTAAATCAACTACATCTTTATGCGGACCAAATGATGATTTGATAATCCCAAAGAACAGTGAAAAAACAGATTGGGAAATTGAGTTGGCTTTTATTGTGGGTAAAAAAGCAAGTTATGTAGAAGAAGCCGATGCTTTAGATTATGTTGCCGGTTATGCTTTACTTAATGATTATAGCGAAAGAGCTTTTCAAATTGAACGTGGAGGACAATGGGCAAAAGGAAAAGGCTGCGATACATTTGCACCACTTGGACCCTTTTTGGCAACTCAGGATGAAATCGCAGACGTGAATAATATACCAATGTGGTTAACAGTTAACGGAAAGAAATTCCAAAATAGTAATACCTCTAATCTGGTATTTAAAATTCCATTTTTAGTACATTATTTAAGCCAGTTTATGACGTTGCTTCCTGGTGATATCATTAGTACAGGAACTCCTCCGGGTGTTGGTTTAGGTATTAAACCAGATCCTATTTACATCAAAACAGGAGATGTAATCGAATTAGGAATGGACGGTTTAGGAAGCAGTAAACAACATGCTGTGGCTTACACAAAATAG
- a CDS encoding LUD domain-containing protein: MSARENILNAIAMNQPELVELPVIDINSVIHYEDAFAQFKIVLESIGGKVELISDIAVLKDQLIADKTSGSFIVNTITALGDVDEQVAFLSAIELEKVEKAYIKGTIGVAENGAVWVYESQMINRLIPFICQHLILVIEKKNIVNTLHQAYEKIEVSKEGFGAFIAGPSKTADIEQSLVIGAHGARSAVIYVIE; this comes from the coding sequence ATGAGTGCAAGAGAAAATATATTGAATGCCATAGCGATGAATCAGCCTGAATTGGTTGAACTTCCTGTTATTGATATCAATTCTGTTATTCATTATGAAGATGCCTTTGCACAATTTAAAATTGTATTGGAGAGCATTGGTGGTAAAGTAGAATTGATTTCGGATATAGCAGTGCTTAAAGATCAGTTAATTGCAGATAAGACAAGTGGAAGTTTTATTGTAAATACTATAACAGCACTTGGAGATGTTGACGAACAAGTAGCTTTTTTGTCGGCAATTGAATTAGAAAAAGTTGAAAAAGCATATATAAAAGGTACAATTGGAGTGGCAGAAAATGGCGCTGTCTGGGTTTATGAAAGTCAAATGATAAACAGACTTATTCCGTTTATATGTCAGCATTTGATTTTGGTAATCGAGAAAAAAAACATTGTAAACACTTTACATCAGGCATACGAAAAAATAGAGGTATCAAAAGAAGGATTTGGTGCATTTATAGCCGGACCTTCTAAAACCGCCGATATAGAACAATCATTGGTAATAGGAGCACATGGTGCAAGAAGTGCCGTGATTTATGTAATTGAATAA
- a CDS encoding lactate utilization protein B yields MTVKHAALAEKFIADEPRTDWHDETLWFVREKRDKAAHGLPEWEQLREWGSQIKNNTLSNLSNYLKEFEEKATANGIKVHWASDAKEHNEIIHKIIKKHGIQKIVKSKSMLTEECHLNEYLQHNGIEVVDTDLGERIVQFRKEPPSHIVLPAIHLKKEDVSATFHEHLQTEKGNNDPQYLTEAARQHLRNKFVESELAITGVNFAIAETGGFVVCTNEGNADMGAHTAPVHIACMGFEKLIPKAEHLSVFLRLLARSATGQPITTYSSHFHKPRPNQEMHIVIVDNGRSKQLGREDFRNSLKCIRCAACFNTCPVYRRSGGHSYHTAVAGPIGSILNPNLDMKANADLPFASTLCGSCTNVCPVKINIHEQLWKWRQVIVTEGYVATSKKLGMKGMSFVFSNPKVYRFMGKMGRGVMHLFPFMVNNKLNIWSKQREMPVAPKESFRDWYLKNGKSQK; encoded by the coding sequence ATGACGGTAAAACACGCTGCATTAGCGGAAAAGTTTATAGCTGACGAGCCTAGAACCGACTGGCACGACGAAACTTTGTGGTTCGTTCGTGAAAAGCGCGATAAGGCTGCTCATGGTTTACCGGAATGGGAGCAATTAAGAGAATGGGGTTCGCAGATTAAGAACAACACACTTTCAAACCTTTCCAATTATTTAAAAGAATTTGAAGAAAAAGCTACGGCTAATGGCATAAAAGTACACTGGGCTTCAGATGCCAAAGAACACAATGAGATAATTCATAAAATTATCAAAAAACACGGTATTCAGAAAATTGTCAAGAGCAAGAGTATGTTAACCGAAGAATGTCATTTGAATGAATATTTGCAGCATAACGGAATTGAAGTGGTCGATACTGATCTGGGAGAACGTATAGTTCAATTTAGAAAAGAACCTCCAAGTCATATTGTTTTGCCTGCAATTCACTTAAAAAAAGAAGATGTAAGTGCTACTTTTCATGAGCATTTGCAAACTGAAAAAGGAAATAACGATCCACAATATTTAACCGAAGCTGCGAGACAGCACTTGCGTAATAAGTTTGTAGAATCGGAATTAGCGATTACAGGAGTCAATTTTGCCATTGCAGAAACAGGAGGTTTTGTAGTTTGTACCAATGAAGGAAATGCTGATATGGGAGCTCATACAGCGCCTGTACACATTGCGTGTATGGGTTTTGAAAAATTAATTCCAAAAGCAGAACACCTTTCTGTGTTTTTGAGATTATTAGCCAGAAGCGCCACAGGTCAGCCTATTACAACTTATTCAAGTCATTTTCATAAACCAAGACCAAATCAGGAAATGCATATTGTGATTGTAGATAATGGCCGCAGTAAACAACTGGGAAGAGAAGATTTTAGAAATTCATTAAAATGTATTCGTTGCGCAGCCTGTTTTAACACTTGTCCGGTATATCGAAGAAGTGGCGGACATAGTTATCATACAGCTGTTGCGGGTCCAATTGGTTCTATATTAAATCCAAATTTGGATATGAAAGCCAATGCCGATTTGCCTTTTGCATCAACTTTATGTGGTAGTTGTACCAATGTATGTCCCGTTAAAATCAATATACATGAACAGTTATGGAAATGGAGACAAGTAATTGTTACCGAAGGATATGTAGCCACAAGTAAAAAACTGGGAATGAAAGGAATGAGTTTTGTATTCTCGAATCCTAAAGTGTATCGTTTCATGGGAAAAATGGGAAGAGGCGTAATGCATTTATTCCCTTTTATGGTAAATAATAAATTAAATATTTGGTCTAAACAACGAGAAATGCCAGTAGCTCCAAAGGAATCATTCCGGGATTGGTATTTGAAAAACGGCAAAAGCCAAAAATAA
- a CDS encoding (Fe-S)-binding protein, whose product MKVALFIPCYIDQFYPKVGIATLQVLEKLGCDVTFPLQQTCCGQPMANSGFASLSKGCDINFVENFTGFDYIVAPSGSCVLHVKEHLQDDKHPQEALHIRNTIYEFTEFLTNILKVESISASFPYKVGMHNSCHGQRGLNLSSMTERMLPEFSKPEQLLNMVKGITLSKPKRNDECCGFGGTFCVFEEAVSVKMGKDRIKEHEDNEVDYITGGDTSCLMHLEGILKRQGSKTKTIHIAEILNGFCELVKSE is encoded by the coding sequence ATGAAGGTTGCCTTATTCATACCCTGTTATATAGACCAGTTTTATCCTAAAGTGGGTATTGCTACTTTGCAGGTATTAGAAAAACTAGGTTGCGATGTCACTTTTCCGTTACAGCAAACTTGCTGTGGTCAGCCTATGGCTAATAGTGGTTTTGCAAGTTTGAGTAAGGGTTGCGATATCAATTTTGTTGAAAATTTCACAGGATTTGATTATATAGTTGCTCCTTCGGGAAGTTGCGTTTTGCATGTAAAAGAACATTTGCAAGATGACAAACATCCGCAAGAAGCATTACATATTCGTAATACTATTTATGAATTCACCGAGTTTTTAACTAATATCTTAAAAGTAGAAAGTATTAGTGCCAGTTTTCCTTATAAAGTTGGAATGCACAACAGTTGCCACGGACAGAGAGGATTAAACCTTTCATCAATGACAGAAAGAATGTTGCCGGAATTTTCAAAACCGGAACAATTATTAAATATGGTCAAAGGCATTACCCTGAGTAAACCAAAACGAAATGATGAATGTTGCGGTTTTGGAGGTACTTTTTGCGTGTTTGAAGAAGCAGTAAGCGTAAAAATGGGTAAGGACAGAATAAAAGAACACGAAGATAATGAGGTCGATTATATTACCGGAGGAGACACTAGTTGTTTAATGCATCTGGAAGGAATATTAAAGCGACAAGGAAGTAAGACAAAAACGATTCATATTGCTGAAATATTGAATGGTTTTTGTGAATTAGTAAAGAGTGAATAG